A genomic region of Palaemon carinicauda isolate YSFRI2023 chromosome 11, ASM3689809v2, whole genome shotgun sequence contains the following coding sequences:
- the LOC137649587 gene encoding pro-resilin-like — translation MIAKICLLLSLVAAVFGGPSQPQYGYAPPPSHEEPAKYDFNYAVKDDYSGNDFGHQEARDGYDTQGSYYVLLPDGRLQKVSYNVNGDSGFVAEVTYEGEPQYNPAPSYA, via the exons ATGATCGCTaag ATTTGTTTGTTGTTGTCCCTTGTGGCTGCCGTTTTTGGTGGCCCCTCCCAGCCCCAGTATGGATACGCCCCTCCTCCATCTCACGAG GAACCAGCcaagtacgacttcaactacgccgtcaaggacgactactcgggcaacgacttcggccaccaggaagcccgtgatggctacgacactcagggatcctactacgtgctccttcccgacggtcgcctgcagaaggtgtcctacaacgtcaacggggactcgggtttcgtggctgaggtcacttacgagggagagcctCAGTACAATCCAGCGCCCTCTTATGCTTAA